A genomic stretch from Pseudomonas alkylphenolica includes:
- the olsB gene encoding L-ornithine N(alpha)-acyltransferase translates to MTRIARSSDNSTERRLQAERLVGPSALQEAQALRFSVFSGEFKAKLKGAELGLDMDDYDIHCRHIGVRDLNSGRLVATTRLLDHQAASSLGRFYSEEEFSLHGLGHLQGPILELGRTCVDPAYRNGGTIAVLWAELAEVLNEGRYSYLMGCASIPMQDGGVQAHAIMQRLRERYLCTEHLRAEPKKPLPSLALPGNVIAEMPPLLKAYMRLGAKICGEPCWDEDFQVADVFILLKRDELCPRYARHFKAAV, encoded by the coding sequence ATGACTCGGATCGCTCGCTCTAGCGACAACAGCACTGAACGCCGTCTGCAAGCCGAACGCCTGGTCGGGCCAAGCGCCCTGCAGGAAGCACAGGCCCTTCGTTTCAGCGTCTTCAGCGGTGAGTTCAAGGCCAAGCTCAAAGGTGCCGAGCTGGGCCTGGACATGGATGACTACGACATTCACTGCCGTCACATCGGCGTGCGCGACCTCAATAGCGGTCGTCTGGTCGCCACCACACGCCTGCTCGACCACCAGGCCGCCAGCAGCCTGGGGCGTTTCTACAGTGAAGAAGAGTTCAGCCTGCATGGCCTTGGCCATCTGCAGGGGCCGATCCTCGAACTGGGGCGCACCTGTGTCGACCCGGCCTACCGCAATGGCGGCACCATCGCCGTGCTCTGGGCGGAACTGGCCGAAGTGCTCAATGAAGGGCGCTACAGCTACCTGATGGGCTGCGCCAGCATTCCCATGCAGGACGGCGGCGTCCAGGCCCACGCGATCATGCAACGCCTACGCGAACGCTACCTGTGCACCGAACACCTACGTGCCGAACCGAAAAAGCCGCTGCCGAGCCTGGCCCTGCCCGGCAATGTCATCGCCGAAATGCCGCCGCTGCTCAAAGCCTACATGCGCCTGGGCGCGAAAATCTGCGGCGAGCCGTGCTGGGATGAAGACTTCCAGGTCGCCGACGTGTTCATCCTGCTCAAGCGCGACGAACTCTGCCCGCGCTACGCCCGCCACTTCAAGGCGGCGGTCTGA
- a CDS encoding acyl-CoA dehydrogenase, which translates to MVWLQRLNDPQRHPLSGDLGETYSSLLARLDTVSPFELAVLGGRAMPTPGLAFLLGYQAALRMLWPSAPASIGALCASERRSVRPADMQVRLDDLRLTGSKDFVTAGLDADWLLVAARSEPAGEAPQVSLAVVYPGEPGVRLEPLPALPLMPEVAHARLHLDQALCERLAGDGWDAYVKPFRTLEDLYVLSALCAWLYGVGQDNAWPQGLQLRLIGLLGGCAEGSRQCADSTACHLLLGGLFAQFTALKDEINQALSNSSGEWATLWQRDQGLLEIASAARAKRLAKAWASAGLS; encoded by the coding sequence ATGGTCTGGCTGCAACGACTCAACGACCCACAGCGGCATCCCCTCTCAGGTGATCTGGGCGAGACCTACAGCAGTCTGCTGGCGCGTCTGGACACGGTCAGCCCGTTCGAGCTGGCGGTACTCGGCGGGCGCGCCATGCCGACCCCGGGGCTGGCGTTTCTGCTTGGCTACCAGGCGGCCTTGCGCATGCTCTGGCCGAGTGCCCCGGCCAGTATTGGCGCCTTGTGCGCCAGTGAGCGGCGCAGCGTGCGCCCGGCCGACATGCAGGTGCGCCTGGATGACCTGCGCCTGACCGGCAGCAAGGATTTCGTCACCGCCGGGCTGGATGCCGACTGGCTGTTGGTGGCCGCGCGCAGTGAGCCTGCGGGTGAGGCGCCGCAAGTGAGTCTGGCGGTGGTCTATCCCGGTGAACCCGGCGTGCGGCTGGAGCCATTGCCGGCCTTGCCGCTGATGCCGGAAGTCGCTCATGCCCGCCTGCACCTGGACCAGGCGCTGTGCGAGCGTTTGGCCGGCGATGGCTGGGATGCCTACGTCAAACCGTTCCGCACCCTTGAAGACCTTTACGTGCTCAGCGCCTTGTGTGCCTGGTTGTATGGCGTCGGTCAGGACAACGCCTGGCCCCAGGGCCTGCAGTTGCGCCTGATCGGTTTGCTCGGTGGCTGCGCCGAAGGCAGTCGGCAATGTGCCGACTCCACGGCGTGTCATTTGCTGCTCGGCGGCCTGTTTGCCCAGTTCACCGCGCTCAAGGACGAAATCAACCAGGCTTTGAGCAACAGTTCCGGCGAGTGGGCGACGCTGTGGCAGCGTGACCAGGGATTGCTGGAGATCGCCAGCGCCGCCAGGGCCAAGCGCCTGGCCAAGGCCTGGGCCAGCGCCGGATTGTCATGA
- a CDS encoding serine hydrolase domain-containing protein: MNKVLLGVLLSLAITSVPALGQETWPDPGWPQAADANSPAWRQVQAYAFAPRDDSSREGVRTDALLVIKAGRIVYEHYAAPTTAQTPHLTWSISKSVLATLLGVAHGEARFALNDPVARFYPPMQAHPQVRLQDLLHWASGLDWQEDYEYAPLHSSVVAMLYTRGRADMAAYSAARPAAAEPGQRFLYSSGDSNVLAAALRTMVGPERYRQYPWDALFTPLGITSAVWERDARGTLVGSSYLYMSARDLARIGLLMLRDGRWQARQLLPRDWVAFNRSLFAKAAAQPGEANPGGHWWLNQPLPGAARPWPDAPADTFAALGHWGQALYVLPDEQLVVVRYADDRDGRFQHNELLKRVLAAQAGGRP; encoded by the coding sequence ATGAACAAAGTGCTGCTGGGGGTGTTGCTCAGCCTGGCTATCACCAGTGTACCGGCGCTTGGTCAGGAGACTTGGCCAGATCCAGGCTGGCCGCAGGCAGCTGATGCCAATAGCCCGGCCTGGCGCCAGGTACAGGCCTACGCTTTTGCTCCGCGTGACGACAGCAGCCGTGAAGGTGTGCGCACCGACGCCCTGCTGGTGATCAAGGCAGGACGTATTGTGTATGAGCACTACGCCGCCCCGACGACCGCGCAGACGCCACACCTGACCTGGTCCATCAGCAAGAGCGTGCTGGCCACGCTATTGGGGGTGGCTCATGGTGAGGCGCGCTTTGCCCTCAATGACCCGGTCGCACGCTTTTACCCACCCATGCAGGCCCATCCCCAGGTTCGTCTGCAAGACCTGCTGCACTGGGCCAGCGGTCTGGACTGGCAGGAAGACTACGAATACGCGCCGCTGCACTCCTCGGTGGTGGCCATGCTCTACACCCGGGGCCGCGCGGATATGGCCGCATACAGCGCTGCCCGGCCGGCAGCGGCTGAGCCGGGCCAGCGTTTTCTCTATTCCAGTGGCGACAGCAATGTCCTGGCGGCAGCGTTGCGAACGATGGTCGGGCCTGAGCGGTACCGGCAGTATCCCTGGGATGCACTGTTCACGCCGTTGGGTATCACCTCGGCGGTCTGGGAGCGGGATGCCCGCGGTACGCTGGTCGGCTCATCCTATCTCTACATGAGCGCCCGCGACCTGGCACGCATCGGCTTGCTGATGCTGCGCGACGGCCGCTGGCAGGCTCGGCAACTGCTGCCCAGGGACTGGGTGGCGTTCAACCGCAGCCTGTTTGCCAAGGCTGCCGCGCAACCCGGTGAGGCCAATCCCGGCGGGCATTGGTGGCTCAACCAGCCGTTGCCCGGAGCAGCGCGGCCCTGGCCCGATGCGCCGGCCGACACCTTTGCGGCCTTGGGACATTGGGGCCAGGCCTTGTACGTGCTGCCCGATGAACAGCTGGTAGTGGTGCGCTACGCCGATGATCGTGATGGCCGGTTCCAGCACAACGAACTGCTCAAGCGGGTACTGGCGGCGCAGGCCGGGGGGCGCCCATGA